The following is a genomic window from Bacillus sp. V2I10.
TACACATGGAAATTTTCAAATATATGGAACAATATGATTATGAGCAATTGGTTTTTTGCCAAGATAAACAATCAGGTTTAAAAGCTATTATCGCTATTCATGATACAACTTTAGGACCTGCACTTGGCGGAACGCGCATGTGGACATACGCTTCAGAAGCCGATGCTATTGAAGATGCTCTTCGTTTGGCTAAAGGCATGACTTACAAGAATGCAGCTGCAGGGTTAAACCTTGGAGGAGGAAAAACAGTCATCATCGGAGATCCGCGCAAAGATAAAAATGAAGAAATGTTCCGCGCTTTCGGCCGTTACATTCAAGGACTAAATGGCCGTTATATTACTGCTGAAGATGTAGGCACTACTGTTGAAGATATGGACTTGATCCACGAAGAAACAGATTTTGTAACGGGTATTTCACCTGCTTTCGGATCTTCAGGAAACCCTTCACCTGTAACGGCATTCGGCGTATACCGCGGAATGAAAGCTGCTGCAAAAGCTGCGTTTGGAACAGATTCTTTAGAAGGCAAGACTGTTGCAGTTCAAGGTGTCGGCAACGTTGCTTTCAACCTCTGCAGACATTTGCACGAAGAAGGCGCACAGCTGATTGTGACGGATATTAATAAAGAAGCTGTTCAAAGAGCTGTTGAAGCTTTCGGTGCCAAAGCAGTAAATCCTGATGAAATTTACGGAGTGGACTGCGATATTTATGCACCTTGTGCGCTTGGGGCTACTATTAATAACGATACAATTCCTCAAATCAAAGCTAAGGTCATTGCAGGTGCTGCAAATAACCAGTTAAGAGAAACTCGTCATGGCGATACGATTCATGAAATGGGAATTGCATACGCGCCAGACTATGTCATTAATGCAGGCGGCGTGATAAACGTAGCTGATGAGCTGCTTGGGTACAACAGCGAAAGAGCAATGAAAAAAGTAGAGGGCATTTATCAAAATATTGAACGAGTATTTGAAATTGCAAAACGCGACGGCATCCCTACGTATGCGGCTGCTGATCGCCTGGCAGAAGAGCGCATCGAAAGAATGAGAAATTCACGCAGCCAGTTTCTGCAAAATAGCAATCACATTTTAAGCCGACGCTAATAGGCAATTTTTTGAGATGAGATACGCAGACAGCGTGTAAGAGCGCTGTCTGATCTTTCTCATATTTGGAGGTTTTAGAAGTTGCAAGAAAAAGAATATCGGATTCTCGTCATAAATCCCGGTTCAACCTCGACGAAAATTGGTGTGTTTGATAATGAACGATCTATTTTTGAAAAAACAATCCGGCATGATGCGGATATAATAAATGCCTTTAACAGCATCATTGATCAATATGAATTCCGAAAACAGACGATACTTGAAACGCTGGATGAAGAAGGCATTAATATCTCTAAATTAAGCGCTGTATGCGGAAGAGGCGGACTGCTTCGTCCAATAGAAGGCGGAACTTATCATGTGAATGAACAAATGCTTCACGATCTTCGCATCGGTTTTGCAGGACAGCACGCTTCAAATTTGGGAGGCATCATCGCATTTGAAATAGCCGGCGGGTTAAATATTCCTTCTTTCATTGTGGATCCGGTCGTTGTTGATGAAATGGAAACGATCGCGAAAGTATCCGGAGTTCCATCTATTGAACGAAAGAGCATTTTTCATGCCTTAAACCAAAAATCCGTTGCGAGAAAAGTTGCTCAGCAGTACGGAAAAAAATACAGCGAAATGAACCTGATTGTGGCTCATATGGGCGGCGGGATAACGGTCGGAGTTCACAAGCTCGGGAAAGTAATTGATGTCAACAATGGCCTTCATGGCGATGGACCATTCAGTCCTGAACGTGCAGGGACAGTTCCTGCCGGGGATCTGGTGAATCTATGCTATTCAGGTGACTATTATCGCGAGGAAGTTATGAAAATGCTTGTCGGCAATGGCGGGCTTGTTGGTTATCTTGGCACCAATGATGGCCAGAAGGTAGAACGCATGATTGCTGAAGGAAATCAAAAGGCTAAACTGATATTTGATGCAATGGCCTATCAAATCGGCAAAGAAATAGGTGCAGCAAGCGCCGTTTTAAAAGGGACAGTAGATGCGATTATTCTAACAGGCGGTCTTGCCTACGGGAAAAAATTCGTTAAAGAAATCTCTTCCTACATAGACTGGATCGCCGATGTGAATGTATTTCCCGGTGAAAATGAACTTCAGGCATTAACGGAAGGAGCTCTTCGCGTTCTCAGAGGTGAAGAAGAGGCGAAAGAATATCCGAATAAAAAAGTGAACTCTAAGATCTACAACCAGGTTTAATAGAGAGGAGCATCAGTATGGCAACAGATTATGATCTCGTCATTGTAGGCGGCGGAACAGGCGGATATGTAGCCGCAATTCGCGCAAGCCAGCTTGGCTTAAAAACAGCCATTGTTGAAAAAGGAAAACTTGGAGGCACTTGTCTTCATGCGGGATGTATTCCAAGCAAAGCACTGCTTAGAAGTGCAGAAGTTTTTGCAACTGCAAAAAGAAGCGAAGAGTTTGGCGTCATCACTTCAGGAGTTGAGCTCGATTTCTCGAAGGTTCAGGAAAGGAAACAATCGATTATTGATACGCTTCATAAAGGCGTTCAGCATTTAATGAAGCAAGGAAAAATTGATGTTTATGAAGGAACTGGCCGTATTTTAGGTCCTTCTATTTTCTCTCCAATGCCCGGAACAATTTCTGTTGAGATGAATAACGGCGAGGAAAATGAAATGCTTATTCCGAAAAATGTGATTGTCTCTACAGGCTCAAGACCCCGCAGTCTGCCAGGTTTAGAAATTGACGGTGAATCTGTTTTAACGTCTGATGAAGCACTTGCGCTTGAATCGCTGCCTAAATCAATCATTATTGTCGGCGGAGGGGTAATCGGAATAGAGTGGGCTTCTATGCTCTCTGATTTTGGACTGGAAGTTACTGTACTTGAGTATGCAGAGCGTATCCTGCCTACTGAAGATGCTGAAATATCGAAAGAAATGCAGCGCTTGCTTAAGAAAAAAGGCGTTAACCTTGTAACAGGTGCTAAAGTGCTGTCTGAAACCCTTGAAAAAGGAAAAGCTGTTTCTATCAGTGCTGAACATAAAGGTGATGTGAAAACCTTCTCTGCTGAAAAAATTCTTGTTTCAGTGGGACGTCAGGCAAATGTTGAAGGCATCGGCATTGAAAATACAGATATTCAGCTTGAAAATGGCTTTATTAAAACGAATCAATTTATGCAGACTAAAGAATCACATATCTATGCGATTGGCGACGTTGTAGGCGGTCTTCAGCTCGCTCACGTTGCTTCACATGAGGGCATTACAGCTGTTGAGCATATTGCAGGACATACCCCTTCTGCAATTGATTATAAAAAAGTTTCCAGATGTGTATACAGTACACCTGAAATTGCAAGCGTCGGGTATACAGAGGATGAAGCGAAAAAAGCAGGTTTTGAAGTGAAAACAGGCAAATTTTCATTCCGTGCAATCGGCAAAGCGCTTGTTTATGGGGAATCTGATGGGTTTGTCAAATTAATAGCTGATGCAAAAACAGATGATCTCCTTGGTGTTCATATGATTGGACCGCATGTGACAGATATGATATCTGAAGCAGGCCTTGCAATGGTGCTTGATGCAACTCCTTGGGAAATTGGACAAACCATTCATCCTCATCCAACGCTCTCTGAAGCAATAGGTGAAGCGGCACTTGCAGTTGATGGGAAAGCAATCCACTCTTAAAGGGATCATGTCCCTTACATACTGATTTTTGAGGAGGCAAAATGATGGCTGAGAATCGTCATAAAACACTTGGTTTATCTGATCAAGATGTTCTTGAAATGTATGAAACAATGGTCATGGCGCGCAAAATCGATGAACGCATGTGGCTGTTGAACCGTTCAGGAAAAATTCCATTCGTTATTTCATGTCAGGGACAGGAAGCGGCTCAGGTTGGTGCTGCGTTTGCTCTTGACCGCAAAAAAGACTATGCACTTCCTTACTACCGGGATATGGGTGTCGTTCTTGCGTTTGGCATGACTGCAAAGCAATTGATGCTTTCGGGATTTGCAAAAGCAGAAGATCCAAACTCAGGCGGACGCCAAATGCCCGGACACTTTGGACAAAAAGAAAACCGCATTGTAACAGGCTCATCACCGGTTACAACTCAAGTGCCTCATGCGGTTGGAATTGCTCTTGCCGGCAAAATGGAGAAGAAGGATCTTGTTACGTTTGTCACGTTCGGCGAAGGATCATCGAATCAGGGAGACTTCCATGAAGGAGCAAACTTTGCCGGAGTGCATAAGCTTCCTGTCATTTTAATGTGCGAAAACAATAAATATGCAATCAGCGTTCCATACGAGAAGCAAGTTGCATGTGAGAAAATCTCAGACCGCGCGATTGGCTACGGAATGCCTGGCTATACGGTGGATGGTAATGATCCTCTTGAAGTGTATCAGGCAGTAAAAGAAGCTGCAGACAGAGGGCGCCGTGGAGAGGGCCCTACACTGATAGAAGCAATCTCATACCGTTTAACTCCTCACTCAAGTGATGACGATGATCGTTCATACCGCGGACAGGAAGAAGTCTCAGAAGCTAAGAAGAATGATCCGGTCTTAAAATTTGCCTCTTATTTAAAAGAGACTGGCGTCATGACGGATGAGAAGGAAAAAGAAATTCATGACGAGATCATGAAGGTTGTAAACGAAGCAACAGATTACGCTGAAAGTGCTCCATATGCAGATGCAGAATCGGCACTTAAATACGTATACGCAGAGTAAGGGGGAAGAACAATGCCAGTCATTTCTTATATAGATGCTGTCACGATGGCGATTCGTGAAGAGATGGAACGTGATCCAAAAGTTTTCGTGCTTGGGGAAGATGTAGGCAAAAAAGGCGGAGTTTTCAAAGCAACAGCTGGATTGTACGACAAGTTTGGAGAAGAGCGCGTCATTGATACTCCGCTTGCAGAATCAGCGATTGCAGGTGTAGGAATTGGCGCAGCCATGTACGGAATGAGACCAATCGCAGAAATGCAATTTGCAGACTTTATCATGCCTGCAGTCAATCAAATCGTTTCAGAGGCAGCCAAAATCCGCTATCGTTCAAACAATGATTGGAATTGCCCGATTACGATTCGCGCTCCTTATGGCGGAGGCGTACATGGCGCTCTCTATCACTCTCAATCAGTCGAGGCTTTGTTTGCTAATCAGCCGGGTCTGAAAATTGTGATGCCTTCAACTCCTTATGATGTAAAAGGACTGTTAAAGGCTGCTATTAGAGACAATGATCCAGTTCTGTTCTTTGAGCATAAAAGAGCTTACCGTCTCATCAAAGGCGAGGTTCCGGATGATGATTATGTGCTGCCGATCGGAAAAGCTGATGTAAAACGTGAAGGTGAAGATCTTACAATCATCACTTACGGCTTGTGCGTTCATTTTGCTCTCCAAGCTGCAGAAAAGCTTGCTCAAGATGGGATTTCAGCGCATATTCTTGATTTGCGCACAGTTTATCCGCTGGATAAAGAAGCGATTATTGAAGCTGCATCTAAAACAGGAAAAGTGCTTTTGCTGACGGAAGATAACAAAGAAGGCAGCATCATGAGCGAAGTGTCAGCCATCATCGCTGAAAACTGCCTATTTGATTTGGATGCCCCAATCATGCGTCTTGCAGGTCCTGATGTGCCGGCAATGCCATATGCTCCAACAATGGAAAAACATTTTATGATCAATCCAGATAAAGTAGAAGCGGCTATGCGGAAGCTTGCTGAATTTTAAATAAGATTTTCATGAGGAGGGAACAGACATGGCAGTTGAACAGATGACCATGCCCCAGCTTGGGGAAAGTGTAACGGAAGGCACCATCAGTAAATGGCTTGTATCAGTTGGTGATACAGTAAACAAATACGATCCGATTGCTGAGGTTATGACAGATAAAGTAAATGCAGAGGTTCCATCTTCATTTACAGGTGTAATCAAAGAATTGGTTGCAGATGAGGGCGATACGCTTGCTGTCGGCGAAATCATTTGTAAAGTCGAAGTCGGCGGAGGAAGCGAAGGGGCTCCAGCAGCAAATGAACCCGTCATATCGGCTTCTGAGGAAACAATAAAAGAGCAGCCTGAACAGCAAACGGATCAGTCAAATAAGAAACGATATTCTCCTGCTGTCCTGCGCTTGGCCCAGGAAAACGACATTGATCTTGAACAGGTTACCGGTACAGGCGCCGGAGGAAGAATCACAAGGAAAGACCTGCAGCAAATCATTGAGAGCGGAAATATCCCGTCATCAGGAAACAAGGGAAATGCAGCTGTTCAAGAAGCGCCAGCTAAAGCTGAAGCGAAGCAAAATGTACCGGCAGCTGCACCTCAGAAAGCTGCACAACCAGCTGCAGCTTCTGTTTCGGCACAGCCGGGAGATATTGAAATTCCTGTTACTGGCATCCGTAAAGCGATCGCCTCTAACATGCTTCGAAGCAAACACGAAGCACCTCATGCCTGGACGATGATCGAAGTGGATGCAACCAATCTGGTTGAATACCGAAATTCTATCAAGAATGAATTCAAGCAAAAAGAAGGATTTAA
Proteins encoded in this region:
- the bcd gene encoding branched-chain amino acid dehydrogenase; protein product: MEIFKYMEQYDYEQLVFCQDKQSGLKAIIAIHDTTLGPALGGTRMWTYASEADAIEDALRLAKGMTYKNAAAGLNLGGGKTVIIGDPRKDKNEEMFRAFGRYIQGLNGRYITAEDVGTTVEDMDLIHEETDFVTGISPAFGSSGNPSPVTAFGVYRGMKAAAKAAFGTDSLEGKTVAVQGVGNVAFNLCRHLHEEGAQLIVTDINKEAVQRAVEAFGAKAVNPDEIYGVDCDIYAPCALGATINNDTIPQIKAKVIAGAANNQLRETRHGDTIHEMGIAYAPDYVINAGGVINVADELLGYNSERAMKKVEGIYQNIERVFEIAKRDGIPTYAAADRLAEERIERMRNSRSQFLQNSNHILSRR
- the buk gene encoding butyrate kinase codes for the protein MQEKEYRILVINPGSTSTKIGVFDNERSIFEKTIRHDADIINAFNSIIDQYEFRKQTILETLDEEGINISKLSAVCGRGGLLRPIEGGTYHVNEQMLHDLRIGFAGQHASNLGGIIAFEIAGGLNIPSFIVDPVVVDEMETIAKVSGVPSIERKSIFHALNQKSVARKVAQQYGKKYSEMNLIVAHMGGGITVGVHKLGKVIDVNNGLHGDGPFSPERAGTVPAGDLVNLCYSGDYYREEVMKMLVGNGGLVGYLGTNDGQKVERMIAEGNQKAKLIFDAMAYQIGKEIGAASAVLKGTVDAIILTGGLAYGKKFVKEISSYIDWIADVNVFPGENELQALTEGALRVLRGEEEAKEYPNKKVNSKIYNQV
- the lpdA gene encoding dihydrolipoyl dehydrogenase, which encodes MATDYDLVIVGGGTGGYVAAIRASQLGLKTAIVEKGKLGGTCLHAGCIPSKALLRSAEVFATAKRSEEFGVITSGVELDFSKVQERKQSIIDTLHKGVQHLMKQGKIDVYEGTGRILGPSIFSPMPGTISVEMNNGEENEMLIPKNVIVSTGSRPRSLPGLEIDGESVLTSDEALALESLPKSIIIVGGGVIGIEWASMLSDFGLEVTVLEYAERILPTEDAEISKEMQRLLKKKGVNLVTGAKVLSETLEKGKAVSISAEHKGDVKTFSAEKILVSVGRQANVEGIGIENTDIQLENGFIKTNQFMQTKESHIYAIGDVVGGLQLAHVASHEGITAVEHIAGHTPSAIDYKKVSRCVYSTPEIASVGYTEDEAKKAGFEVKTGKFSFRAIGKALVYGESDGFVKLIADAKTDDLLGVHMIGPHVTDMISEAGLAMVLDATPWEIGQTIHPHPTLSEAIGEAALAVDGKAIHS
- a CDS encoding thiamine pyrophosphate-dependent dehydrogenase E1 component subunit alpha; this encodes MAENRHKTLGLSDQDVLEMYETMVMARKIDERMWLLNRSGKIPFVISCQGQEAAQVGAAFALDRKKDYALPYYRDMGVVLAFGMTAKQLMLSGFAKAEDPNSGGRQMPGHFGQKENRIVTGSSPVTTQVPHAVGIALAGKMEKKDLVTFVTFGEGSSNQGDFHEGANFAGVHKLPVILMCENNKYAISVPYEKQVACEKISDRAIGYGMPGYTVDGNDPLEVYQAVKEAADRGRRGEGPTLIEAISYRLTPHSSDDDDRSYRGQEEVSEAKKNDPVLKFASYLKETGVMTDEKEKEIHDEIMKVVNEATDYAESAPYADAESALKYVYAE
- a CDS encoding alpha-ketoacid dehydrogenase subunit beta, coding for MPVISYIDAVTMAIREEMERDPKVFVLGEDVGKKGGVFKATAGLYDKFGEERVIDTPLAESAIAGVGIGAAMYGMRPIAEMQFADFIMPAVNQIVSEAAKIRYRSNNDWNCPITIRAPYGGGVHGALYHSQSVEALFANQPGLKIVMPSTPYDVKGLLKAAIRDNDPVLFFEHKRAYRLIKGEVPDDDYVLPIGKADVKREGEDLTIITYGLCVHFALQAAEKLAQDGISAHILDLRTVYPLDKEAIIEAASKTGKVLLLTEDNKEGSIMSEVSAIIAENCLFDLDAPIMRLAGPDVPAMPYAPTMEKHFMINPDKVEAAMRKLAEF
- a CDS encoding dihydrolipoamide acetyltransferase family protein; amino-acid sequence: MAVEQMTMPQLGESVTEGTISKWLVSVGDTVNKYDPIAEVMTDKVNAEVPSSFTGVIKELVADEGDTLAVGEIICKVEVGGGSEGAPAANEPVISASEETIKEQPEQQTDQSNKKRYSPAVLRLAQENDIDLEQVTGTGAGGRITRKDLQQIIESGNIPSSGNKGNAAVQEAPAKAEAKQNVPAAAPQKAAQPAAASVSAQPGDIEIPVTGIRKAIASNMLRSKHEAPHAWTMIEVDATNLVEYRNSIKNEFKQKEGFNLTFFAFFVKAVAQALKEFPQINSMWAGESIIQKKDINISIAVATDDALFVPVIKHADEKTIKGIAREISELAGKVRAGKLTADEMKGGTFTVNNTGSFGSVQSMGIINYPQAAILQVESIVKRPVVMNNGMIAVRDMVNLCMSLDHRVLDGLVCGRFLARVKEILENTSKDTTSVY